Part of the Pyrobaculum calidifontis JCM 11548 genome, AAGACGCCGTGAAGCTACTGCGCCTTGTCTCAGACTTCGACTACCTGCGCAGAAGGGCCGAGGAGGCTGGGCTTTTAAAAGAGCTGAGAAAGGCGGCGGCTAGGGCTGGGGTCAAGATATGAGGCTGTTGCAACACTGCGCTGTGCCGCGCATCTGCGCGCTGACTGGCTGGCACGCCCTTGTATACCACTACGGCCACCCCTGGGCCCTCCCCTACCTCCCAGAGGCAGTAGACGCCGCGTGTCCACGGCTCCCGCGTCGCCTGCGTTAAGACGAGGCCGGTTAGCATCTAGTGAGAGTCAGCCGCCAGGCCTCGGCCTCTGTGCACTGTAAACAAGACGATGGCCCTTAGTACATCTGCTAACTCTGGGTCAGAGGCTCTCAGCCGATCCAGTGCCTCGGAGACTGTGGTCTCGGGCACCACTCCGTGCTTTGCTAGGCGTCGCTTAAACTCTTCAAAAGCATCGACAACTCTCACGTGCATGGTAATACTGTTTATATATAAATATTACAATATTACGTAGATCATGTGAGACCACACTGGCGCCTAAGCGAATAACTTGCAAGCGTCGGCAGGTTTTACCTGATGGATTTAAATCCCTGGGTTATTCTTTACCTGTGTATTACATATACGTGAATATGAGAAAGCGGAGAGTTTACCTGACTACACGCAAAATCGTCGGCGGTGGGTGGAGACTAGTCGCCGTGCGCCGCCACCGCGAGTTGGCAATGTCTGTGGCGAGACGTATAGCGGACAGGCTCGACTACGTCCTCGAGTGGGATGCCCCCACGTGCGGCTGACACGTTATAACGTCGAGGTACCGCCTTAGCTTCTCGATCAGAGCCGAGGCGTCTTCTTGGTGGCGGTAAAACGTCTCCTTGTCTAAGAAATTGTGATAGAAGTTGGCGTGGAGTCTCTCGGCCATGCCGAAGAGGCGGAGGACCTCCACGTCGCGCGTGTCTCTGTAGATTCGCTGGATTATCAGCTGGTAGTCTCTGTGGCTGTAGTGGTCTAGGCCCAGTGCCTCTCCCACTGCGTTAAACAACGCGGCCACTGCGCCCCGGTGCTTCTCCCCAGCCTGTGGGAGATTGCCCTTTGCGTAAAGGTCTTCAGTCTCCCTCAAGTAGTCCTCCGAGAGCTTTAAGTACATCTCAACCCTCTCCCGAGGATCCAAGCGTTAAACTAACAACTCGGCGAGGAAAAGCTCTATGTCTTTGCCACCGGCCGCCATTTTCAACGCCTCTACCAGCGCTGGGGAGAGCACCGCCACGGCCTACCTCCTCTTAAGCGATATATACCGTTTGAGCCTCTCCACGAGGGCCAACGCGTCCTCTCTATGTCGCTCGAAGAGGTCACGGTCGAGGAAGTTGTGATAGAAGTTGGCGTGGAGGGCCTCGGCCATTCGGAAAAGCCTAACTACGTCTATGTCCCCCGTCTCGCGGTAGATGCGGGTTATGATCAGTTGGTAGTCTCTGTGGCTGTAGTGCTCTACCCCCAGCAGTTCGCCTATGGCGTTTAAAAGAGCCGCCACGGCCCCCCAGTACTTCTCCCCCGCCTGCAAGAGGTCGCCCTTCTTGTACAACTCTTCGGCCTCGGCGAGGTACTTTTCGTGGAGTTCTAGGTAGGCCTCGGCTTTGGCGGCTGGGTCTATGGCGAGTTTCTCCAATAAGACCTCTGCCAGGGACTTCCCCCTGGCCCTTGCCTCCTCCTCAAGCCTAGAAAGCACCGCGGCGGGGATCACGTACAACTCGGTACCTCCCTATAAATAGCTAATGCCGAGCTATCTGGCTTAAAGGGGCCGTAATGGGGCAGTCGCCGACTCCCAAGCCTCGCCGTTGTGCCAACTCAAGGAGGGCCCCGGTGACACTCGTTAATCAGAGCCGTATGAGAGCCTTTGTGATGACACCTTGTCTCATTACGGCACATAAGGCGTAGTTTTCATACGCGCAAAACTTTTAATCATTGTAAAAATTGAAATTATGGACTTAGAGACGAACTTGTCGACTTCTGCCGCTTTTACTGGGAAAATTTTCAGCAATTGGGGCAGGTTGCTCCTCCTCATAGCTCTGAGCATAATCCCAATTGCCAACTTTATCGTGGTGGGGTACATGGCTAGGATTGTTAGAGAGAACCCGGACGAGCTGCCGAGGCTTGAGAACTATGCGGGACTCCTCCTCAACGGTCTGCTGGTGTTCATCGCCTGGCTGAT contains:
- a CDS encoding PaREP1 family protein, which produces MIPAAVLSRLEEEARARGKSLAEVLLEKLAIDPAAKAEAYLELHEKYLAEAEELYKKGDLLQAGEKYWGAVAALLNAIGELLGVEHYSHRDYQLIITRIYRETGDIDVVRLFRMAEALHANFYHNFLDRDLFERHREDALALVERLKRYISLKRR